A stretch of DNA from Nitratireductor thuwali:
AGGAATTCGAGGCCGCCGGCGTGGTCTGCACCGGGCTCCTCGACGACGAGACCGAGACGCCGGAAGATTATGCCGGCCTTCTGGAGCGGCTGCGCGCGCGCGATCTTCCCTTCATCTGCGCCAATCCGGATGTCGTGGTGGAGCGCGGCGACAAGCTGATCTTCTGCGCCGGCGCGCTTGCCCGCGACTACAGCCTGCTCGGCGGCCGCACCGAGATTGCCGGCAAGCCCCATCGTCCCATCTACGAGGCGGCGCTGGCTGCGGCCGGCGAGGTGCTGGGGCGCCGGATCTGCGCCGCCGATGCGCTCGCCATCGGCGACGGGGTGCTGACCGACGTGAAGGGCGGCGTCGACATGGGCATCGACGTGCTGTTCGTTACGGCAGGCATTCATGCGGGCGAATACCGGCAGAACGGCAAACCGGACCTGCAGATGGTGAAGGCATTCCTCGAAAGACACGGCCTAGCGCCCGTCGCGGCCATAGAACGGCTAAGGTAGCGGAATTGGCCGCCATGTTTCAGCGGATAGAAGGCTTCGATGCGCTGCCGGGCGCGCTGCGCGGCGGCGTGGTGGCCATCGGCAATTTCGATGGCGTGCACCGCGGCCACCAGGCCGTCCTGAACGCCGCGCTGGAGATGGCGGCGCAGAAGGGCCGGCCGGCGCTCGTTTTGACCTTCGAGCCGCATCCGCGCGCCGTCTTCCGGCCCGACCTTCCGCTCTTCCGCCTGACGCCGGCCCCCATGAAGGCCCGTCTTCTGGAAGCGATGGGCTTTTCAGCCGTGGTGGAGCAACCCTTCGTGCCGGCCTTTTCCTCGCTTCCAGCCGACCAGTTCGTCAATGAAGTGCTCATCGGCGGGCTGGGCGCCGCGCATGTGGTGACCGGCTTCGATTTCCACTACGGCAAGGGCCGGGGCGGCACCCCGGCAACGCTGGCCGCGGCCGGCAAGGCCGGCGGCTTCGGCGTCACCGTCGTCGACGCCTTCTCGGACGAGGGCGGCGAGGTCATTTCCTCCAGCCGCATCCGCTCGCTGCTGGCCGAGGGCGACGTTTCCCAGGCCGCCGGCCTTGCCGGATACCGGTTCACGGTCGAGGCGCCGGTGGGCGGCGGCCGGAAGCTTGGCCGGACGCTGGGCTTTCCCACCGCCAATATGGCGCTTCCGCCCGAAGCCGCGCTGCGCCACGGCATCTATGCCGTGCGCTTCCGCCGCGCCGGCGGCAGCCTTCATGACGGCGTCGCCAGCTTCGGCCGCCGCCCGACGGTGGACGAGGACGGCGCCCCGCTGCTCGAGACCTTCGTCTTCGATTTCTCCGGCGATCTCTACGGCGAGACCTGCGCCGTCTCCTTCTTCGGCTTCCTGCGCGGCGAGGTGAAGTTCGACGGCCTCGATCCGCTCGTCGCCCAGATGAAGCGCGACGAGGAGGAAGCCCGCGCCCTCCTTTCGGGCGTGCGTCCGCTTTCCGAAATCGACCTCACCATCGCGTTTTCCGGCTGAAACCGGGCGGGTTTCAGCCGGGAACGGGCCTGTTTCAGCTCGTTTCACCCCGGCTTTCCGGCTTTCAGCTGAGAAAAATCGGCCTTTATTCTTGCCTCCGTCTCGGTTAAAAGCGCGCCCATGACGATCCGCGCCGGCTCCATAGCGATCATTTCGCGAATTATCGGCCCGGCCTTCCGCGCCTGAAGGCGGTCGGAAGGTCCGGGATTGCGACCGCGCATTTGCGCATCCTCCGCAACATGATACTGGCACTGGCGGGGCCTTCCGCCTCCGCATTTCCCACGGCGAGACCATGACCGACACGTCCGAAAAGATCGACTATTCCAAGACCCTCAACCTGCCGCAGACGGATTTCCCGATGCGCGCCGGCCTTCCGCAGAAGGAGCCGGAGCTTGTCGCCCGCTGGCAGAAGATGAGCCTTTACAAGCGGTTGCGCGAGGACGCCAAGGGTCGCGAGAAGTTCGTGCTCCATGACGGCCCTCCCTATGCCAATGGCAACATCCATATCGGCCACGCGCTCAACAAGGTGCTGAAGGACATCATCACGCGGTCCTTCCAGATGCGCGGCTACGATTCCAACTATGTGCCCGGCTGGGACTGCCACGGCCTGCCGATCGAATGGAAGATCGAGGAACAGTACCGCGCCAAGGGCAAGAACAAGGACGAGGTGCCGGTCAACGAATTCCGCAAGGAATGCCGCGACTTCGCCCAGCACTGGATCAAGGTCCAGAGCGAGGAGTTCAAACGGCTCGGCATCGAGGGCGACTTCGAAAATCCCTATACGACAATGAACTTCCACGCCGAAGCCCGCATCGCCGGCGAGCTTCTGAAATTCGCCATGTCGGGCCAGCTCTACCGGGGTTCCAAGCCGGTGATGTGGTCGGTGGTGGAGCGCACGGCGCTGGCGGAGGCCGAGGTCGAGTATCACGATCATGAGAGCGACACGGTCTGGGTGAAGTTCCCGGTGATGGGTGAGAACGAGCTTTCCGGCACCTTCGTCGTCATCTGGACGACGACGCCGTGGACGATCCCCGGCAACCGCGCGATCTCCTATTCGCCCCGCATCGCTTACGGCCTCTACGAGGTCACCGGAGCGGAGAACGATTTCGGGCCGCAGGCTGGCGAGAAGCTGATCTTTGCCGATGCGCTGGCCGAAGAGTCCTTTGCCAAGGCGAAGCTGACCTATAAGCGCCTGCGCGACGTTTCGGCGGATGAACTCGGGGCGATCACCTGCGCTCACCCTCTCAAGGGCCTCGGCGGCGGCTACAAATTCCCCGTTCCGCTGCTGCCCGGCGAGCACGTCACCGACGATGCCGGCACGGGCTTCGTGCACACCGCCCCCGGCCATGGCCGCGAGGACTTCGATGCCTGGATGGACGCGCGCGGCCAACTGGAATCGCGCGGCATTGACACCGCCATCCCCTTCACCGTCGACGACGCCGGCTACTTCACCAAGGATGCCCCCGGCGTGGGCCCCGACCGCGAAGGCGGTCCGGCCCGCGTGATCGACGACAAGGGCAAGAAAGGCGATGCGAACGGCGCCGTCATCGAGGCGCTGATCGAAAGGAACATGCTCTTCGCGCGCGGGCGGCTGAAGCATTCCTATCCGCATTCCTGGCGCTCGAAAAAGCCCGTCATCTTCCGCAACACGCCGCAATGGTTCGTCCATATGGACAAGGACCTTGGCGACGCCACCACCCTGCGCACCCGCGCCTTGAAGGCCATCGACGACACCCGCTTCGTGCCCGCCGCCGGCCAGGCGCGCCTGCGCGCCATGATAGAGGATCGGCCCGACTGGGTGCTTTCCCGGCAAAGGGCATGGGGCGTTCCCATCTGCGTGTTCGCAGACGAGGACGGCAATGTCCTGAAGGACGAGGCGGTCAACCAGCGCATCCTCGAAGCCTTCGAGGCCGAGGGCGCGGACGCCTGGTTCGCCGAGGGCGCGCGCGAGCGCTTCCTGGGCGAGCGCGCCGGCGAGCCGTGGAGACAGGTCACCGACATTCTGGACGTCTGGTTCGATTCGGGCTCCACCCACACCTTCACGCTGGAAGACCGGCCGGACCTGAAATGGCCGGCGGACGTCTATCTGGAGGGCTCCGACCAGCATCGCGGCTGGTTCCATTCCTCGCTTCTGGAAAGCTGCGGTACGCGGGGCAGGGCCCCCTACGACACTGTCATCACCCATGGCTTCACCATGGCCGAGGACGGCCGCAAGATGTCGAAGTCGCTGGGCAACCAGACCTTCCCGCAGGACATCATGAACCAGTCTGGCGCCGATATACTGCGCCTGTGGGTCGGCACCACCGACTACTGGGAAGACCAGCGGCTGGGCAAAAACGTCATCCAGACCAATGTCGACGCCTATCGCAAGCTGCGCAACACCGTGCGCTGGATGCTCGGCTCGCTGGCCCATGACGAGGGCGAGGACGTGCCGCTGGCGCAGATGCCGGAATTGGAGCGGCTGATGCTGCACCGGCTGGCCGAGCTCGATGCGGTCGTGCGCGCCGGCTACGATAATTTCGACTTCAAGCGCATCATCCGCACCCTGCTCGATTTCATGGTCATAGAGCTGTCGGCCTTCTATTTCGACATCCGCAAGGACGCACTCTACTGCGACGCGCCGTCGAGCACCCGCCGCAAGGCGTCGCTGCAGGTGGTGCGAACGCTGTTCGACTGCCTGGTCAAATGGCTGGCGCCGATCCTGCCCTTCACAACGGAGGAAGCCTGGCTCGCCCGCCATCCCGATAAGGAATCGGTTCATCTGGAGCAGTTCCCCGCTGTGCCGGCATCCTGGAAGGACGATGCGCTTGCCGCCAAATGGCGCAAGATCCGCCAGGTCCGGCGTGTGGTGACCGGCGCGCTGGAGATCGAGCGCAAGGAAAAGACCATCGGCTCCTCGCTTGAGGCCGCGCCCATCGTCCACATCACCGATGCGGAGTTGCGCGAGGCGATCGGCGGTCACGACATGGCCGATATCTGCATCACCAGCGGCATTGAGATCCGCGAGGACGAGGGGCCGGCGGACGCCTTCCGCCTCGACGACGTCAAGGGCGTTGCCGTGGTCTTCGCCCGTGCGCACGGCATCAAGTGCGCGCGCTCCTGGCGCTATACGGACGATGTGGGCTCCGATCCCGAATTTCCGGAGGTCTCGGCCCGCGACGCCGCCGCGCTTCGCGAGTTGCGCGCGCTCGGCCGTTTGTAGGCATGCCGTTGCGTCAGCCGGCAGCGTCCGGTAAAAGGCGGCATGGATAGAGCGCCATCATCTCGTCGGATTTGTCGGCGAGGAGGCGAAGAGAATAACAGGCTCGCGGGGCCTGCCGGCGCTGAGGAGAACTGACGTTGACGAGTGTTAAGGGCGGCATCACCGTGTTGGCGCGCGGGCCGCGCGGAACCAGGATCGTGGCCGTGGCCGGGGTGTTTTCGGCTATTCTGCTGACGGGCTGCGGCGGCCCCACCTATGGCACGGGCACGCCCTCCAGCCAGCAACTGGTCGAGGATGTGACGGGCGCGCTGTCGCTTGCGCCCAAGAACAAGACGGCTATCGCCTACGAGCCGCGTCCGGGCATCGTCCAGCCGGCTTCCGATGAGGTGCTTCCTCCGCCACAGGAGGACGTGACCAGTGCCGCCAATCCCGCCTGGCCGGAATCGCCCGAGGAACGTCTGGCACGCATTCGTGCCGAAGCGACGGCCAATCAGGACAATCCGCTCTATCGTCCCAACATCGTTCGCGACGTGGATGTTTCCGAACCGGGCCGCACCTCGCCGATCGCGGTATATGCGCGGCAGTCCAGCGCCGAGCGCCGCGCAGAGTTCTTGCGCCGTCAGAAGATGACCAAGCAGGGCAGCCCGACGACGCGCCGTTATCTGAGCGAGCCGCCGACCGAGTACCGCCAGCCGGTGGAAACCGCGCCGGTGGGCGAACTGGGCGAGGACGAGTGGAAGAAGGAGCGTCAGGCAAAGAAGGCGGCCGGTTCCGGCACCGGCGGCATCCGCAGCCTGCTTCCCTGGCTGAACTGAGGCGGCGAAAGCGCGGCTCTATCGGGTGACGGGAGCGTGAGAGGCGCCCGCTCCGTCATCCCGGAACCCGAACGGCCACCCGGAACCCATTGGAACAGCATCCCAGGGCACGGCCCGACACAGTCAGCAGCGGCAGCTCCTTTCACGAGGTGCATCAACATCCTCGGAGTTGACGACGATGCAGGCCACTCGGCTCCGTCCTAACGCCGCTCTCTGAAAAACGCCTTCAAGAGGTCGGCGGCCTCCCGCTCGCCCAGGCCGGCATAGACCTCCGGCGCATGGTGGCAGGTGGGCTGGGCGAAGAAGCGCCCGCCGTGGATTACCCCGCCGCCTTTTTCGTCCGGTGCGGCGAAATAGAGCCGCCTGATGCGGGCGAACGAGACCGCTCCGGCGCACATGGCGCAAGGTTCCAGCGTGACATAGAGGTCGCAGTCGGCAAGACGCTCGGATGCAAGGGTCCGGCAGGCGTCGCGGATCGCCAGCAATTCGGCATGGGCGGTCGGATCGTTGAGCTCGCGCGTCCGGTTGCCGGCCCGGGCCACAACCTGGCCGTCGCGGACCACGACGGCGCCCACCGGCACTTCGCCGCGTGCGGCGGCGCTGCGGGCCTCGTCCAGCGCAGGCTCCATGAAGCCTGAATATTTATGCGGTTCCGCGCGCGCCAATCTTTTTGCTCGCAAGCTTGAATACGAGTTGATACCTACCCGCCTTGAAAGGCAAAGGCCACCATGAACGACAAACCGTACAGACCCAGAGGAAGCCAGGATCGAAAAGCGGGAGACGGCAAGCCGGCCAGGGCTGCTTCGACCGGCAAGCCGCGCTTCGGCGGCAAACCCGGCTCCCCCGCCAGGGAAGGCGGCAAGGTCGGCCCCGCCCGCAGGCCCGAAAAGCCGAAAGGGGCGCCGCACGGCGCGCCGAGGCCGCCGAAAGAGGGCGGCCAGGCTGAACCGCCGGCCGCCGGCGAGCGCATCGCCAAGCGGCTGGCACGGGCAGGCGTTGCCTCGCGGCGCGATGCCGAAGCCATGATCGAGGCAGGACGCGTCAAGGTGAACGGCCGCGCGCTGACCTCACCTGCCTTCAATGTGAGCCCTGCCGACCGCATCGAGCTGGACGACGCGCCCATTCCGGACGTCGAGCGTACGCGGCTTTTCCTGTTCCACAAGCCGGCGGGCGTGGTGACGACGTCGCGCGACCCCGAGGGGCGGCGCACCATTTTCGACATCCTGCCGCCCGGCCTGCCGCGGCTGATCACCGTCGGCCGCCTCGACATCAACACCGAGGGCCTGCTCATCCTCACAAACGATGGGGGCCTGGCGCGCGTTCTGGAACTGCCGTCGACGGGGTGGCTGCGCCGCTATCGCGTGCGCGTCCACGGCAAGGTCGACCCGCTGGCGCTGGCCGAGCTGGAAAAGGGAATTGCCGTCGACGGCGTCTATTACGGCGCCATCGAGGCGACGCTGGACCGCACGCAAGGCACCAATGCCTGGTTGACGCTGGGGCTGCGCGAAGGCAAGAACCGCGAAGTCAGGAACGTGCTGGGCGCGCTCGGACTCGATGTGACGCGGCTGATCCGCATCTCCTACGGTCCCTTCCAGCTTGGCGCGCTTGCCGAAGGCGCGGTGCAGGAGATCAAGGGCCGCATGCTGCGCGACCAGCTCGGCGAGCGCCTGATCGCCGAGGCGCGAGCGGATTTCGACGCGCCGATCACGACGCCCTTCTCCAACAAGCCCGTGCGCGCCGAAAAGCCGGTGCGCGCGGCGCCAGTGGAAGCCCCGGAGGCCGAACCGCCGGCCCCGCGCCCGCCGCGCGAACGCGAAAGGCAGCCGATCAACCGCAAACGCGAGCGCGAGGAGAAGCGCGAGGAAATACGCGGCCGGCTGCAGACCAGGCCGCCATCCAAGACCACTGGCAAAACCACTGGCAAATCCGCTGGCAAGCCCGCCGGAAGGCGCGACGAGGAAAAGCGCAAGCCGATCGAAAGGCGCTCGCGCGCGGCCAATGTATGGATGGCGCCGGGCGCACGCCCGCTGGGCACGAAGAAGCGCGAGGAAAAAGCGGCCGCCGATGCCCGCAGCGAAAGGCGTGGCGCGGAGGGGCCGGACCGCGCGAAGCAGGCGCCCGGCGCCGACAGGCCGCGCCGCGACGACCGCAAGGCAGCATCGCGGCCGCACGGGCCGCGCACGCCTTCGACGGACCGGGGGGCCAAGGGTCCTGCCAAGGGACCTCCCAAAGGACCTCCAAGAGGCCCCAAGGGTCCGAAGGGGCGTTGACGATGCGCGTTGTGGGCGGACGGATGCGGGGCAGACGCCTGGCCTCGCCCAAGGACGATGCCATCCGTCCGACCACCGACCGCGCGCGCGAATCGCTCTTCAACGTGATCGAGCACGGCTATCCGGGTTGCCTCGCAGGCGTCCGCGTGCTCGATCTGTTTGCCGGCACGGGCGCGCTCGGCATCGAAGCCATCTCGCGCGGAGCGGCCTATTGCCTGTTCGTGGAAGAGCAGGGCACCTCGCGCGCGCTCATCCGCGAGAATGTGGAGACGCTCGGTCTTCAGGGGCACACGCGGATTTTCCGCCGCGATGCCACCCGCCTCGGCCCCGTCGGCACCATGCAGCCCTTCGGCCTGGTTTTCGCCGATCCGCCCTATGGCAAGGGGCTGGGCGAGCGGGCCATCGCGTCGGCGCTCGAAGGGGGCTGGCTGCTGCCGGATGCGCTGGTCGTCGTGGAGGAGGCCTCCGCCTCGCCGTTTCAGCCTCCCCGGGGCCTGACGCTGGCGGAACGGCGCGAATATGCCTCTTCCGTGATCACCATTTGCCGCGTTGCCTGAGTTCCAGCACCGACCCGGGCCGGCGCTTTTTGTTGCAACCGGGCCCGCCGTTCGGCGATGATGGCGGGCATCGTGCAAGACGAGGAATATGTAGTGGCCGAAGAAGCACTCGATCCCATATCCGCACGGCAAGGCAATGGCGCAAGCCCGACCTTCGGGCTTGCCCTCGGCGGTGGCGGCGCGCGCGGTCTGGCCCACATCCACGCCATCGAAGCGCTTGACGAGCTGGGCATCCGCCCCGCGGTCATCTCCGGCTCGTCGATCGGGGCGCTCATGGGCGCGGGAATGGCCGCCGGCATGACCGGCGCGGAAATCCGCGATCACGCCTATTCCATCCTGTCGAGCCGCGCCGAAGTGGTCAGCCGCGTCTGGCGATCGAGGCCGGCCAGCCTGTCGCAAATGGTTGAGGGCGGCCTGCGCCTCGGCCAGTTCAGCCCCGAGCGCGTCATCGCCGCCTTTCTGCCGCACAGCATACCGGATCGTTTCGAGGCGCTGCAGATCCCGCTTCGGGTCACGGCGACGGACTATTACGGACATCACCTGGCGGTGTTCGAAAGCGGCGAGCTCCTCTCGGCGCTCGCTGCCTCGGCCGCGCTGCCGGCGGTTTTCCGGCCGGTGCAGCGGGACGGGCGCACCCTCATCGACGGCGGCATCTACAATCCCGTGCCCTTCGACCTGCTCGAAGGGATGGTCGACGTGGTCATCGCCGTCGACGTGGTGGGCGCGCCGACCGTCAGGACCGCCAAGATGCCGAGCGCCATCGAGATGATGTTCGGCGCGACGCAGTTGATGATGCAGTCGATCATATCCATGAAGCTGCAGAACACCCGTCCGGACATTCTCCTGCGGCCCGCGGTCTCGCGGTTCCGGGTGCTGGATTTCCTCAAGATCAACGCAATCCTCGACGAGACGTCCGGTATCAAGGACGAACTCAAGCGGGCAATCGAGCGAGCGATCGAAAGCAGGCAGCTCAATCCTCCCGCTCATGCCGGCCACGGTGGCGATCAGCCCTGATCGGCTATGATCTTCTCCTCGGGATTCAGCCTGCGCGCCTCGTGGGTCGGCTTGATCAGCGGCTCCGGCGTTACCGGACTCGTGTGCATCCTGTCGCGTCCTGCCAGGAAGCCGTCCACCGCCTGGATCTCCAGGCGCTCCTCGTCGCGGCGGCGTACGTCGTCCATGATGGCTCGCGCCGTCTCGTCTTCCGTACCCAGCTCCCTGAGCGACACCTGGCCGAACAGGAGGGCCGATTCCAGCGTCTCGCGGAGTTCATATTCCACGCCCCGCGCCCTCAGGGAAAGCGCATGCGCCCGGTCGTACGAGCGCACGAAGAGCTTCACTTCGGGGAATTCGGAACGGATGAGATCGACGATCGCGTCGGTTTGGGCCCGGCCGTTGACGCAGACCGCCACGATCTTCGCCCGCCTGATGCCGGCAGCCTCCAGCACGTCCTTGCGGCGGCCGTCGCCGAAATAGATGCGGAAGCCGAACTTCTCGACCGAGCGGACACGGGTGGCGGAGTGGTCGATGATGGTCACGTCCCTGCCGCCGGCAAGAAGCACCTGCGAGGCGATCTGGCCGAAGCGTGAAAAGCCGATCATCAGCACGTCCGCACCCGCGCCATCGAAATCCTCCTCCATCTCTTCCGGCTTGTCGCCGCGCGCCATCTGTTCGCCGATGCGCACCGTGAGCGGCGTCAGCACCATCGACAGCGTCACCACGGCAGTCAGCAGCGAGGCCGTCGCCGGTGAGAAGATCAACGCGGCCGAGGCGGCGGTGAAGAGCACGAAGCCGAATTCGCCGCCCTGCGGCAGCAGCGCCGCCACCCGAAGCGCCTCGTCGTGGCCGGATCCGAAGATGCGGCACAGGCCGTAGAGGATGACCGCCTTGACCAGCATGAGCGCGGGCACGGCCAGAAGCACGGCCAGCCAGTTCTCCAGGACGACCCCGAGATCGAGCGAGAGCCCGATCGCCATGAAGAACAGCCCGAGCAGGATGCCGCGAAACGGCTCGATATCCGCGCTGAGCTCATGTCTGAAGGACGAATCGGCCAGCATGACCCCGGCGATGAAGGCGCCCAGCGCCATCGACAGGCCGGCGATCTGCAGCAGCGTCGCCGAACCCAGCACCACCAGGAGCGCGGCCGCGATCATCACCTCCTTCGCGCCGGATTGGGCGATGAGGCGGAACAGCGGGTTGAGCAGATAGCGGCCCGCTATCACCAGCGCCGCAACGGAGGCCAGCGCCACCGCGAAACGCGTTCCGCTGATCGCTTCGGCGCCTTCTCCGCCCGGCGAAAGCAGCGGCACCAGCGCCAGAAGCGGGGCGATCGCGATGTCTTGGAAAAGCAGTATGGAGAATGATTTCTGGCCGAAGCGGGTATTGAGCAGGCCTTGGCCTTCCAGCGTCTGAACCGCAAAAGCGGTGGACGACAGGGCAAGGCCGAAGCCGACGACGATGGCGGCCGAAATCGAAAAGCCCGGCAGGAACGACGCCAGAAGCGCCAGCACGGCACCGGTCGCCAGTACCTGTGCGAGCCCCAGCCCGAAGATGTCGCGGCGCATGGTCCAAAGCCTAGACGGCTTGAGCTCGAGCCCTATGATGAAAAGCAGGAAGACCACGCCAAGCTCGGCCACATGCAGCAGTTCTTCACCGTCCGAGACGAGGCGGGCGACGGGGCCGATCGCGACGCCTGCGGCCAGATAGCCCAGGATGGTGCCGAGCCCGATGCGCTGAAACAGCGGCGCGGCGATGACGGCGCCCATCAGCAGAAGGAGAGGTTCCTGATAGATGCCGGTGGTAATTTCCTCCATCCCTGTTCCCTCGCCTGTTTCGTCATGGTCGTCGCGGCGATGTGACATTCTCGTGCCATTGCGCTACCGCTCCGGGAACCATAAATGGTTGACCATGCCATGTCTCGCCACTTTCCTCCCTCGAACCAGCGGGTGAACGGATGACCGGATCATCGGATGAGAAACAGCTTCTGGACCGGGTCGCCTCGCTTGTCGACGCGGCAAGGAAAGCCGGTGCCGACGCCGCCGATGCGGTGGTGATCCGGTCCCGGTCGCGCGGCGTGTCCGTGCGCCTCGGCAAGGTGGAAAGCACCGAATCGTCTGAAAGCGACGACATGTCGCTGCGGGTCTTTGTCGGGCAGCGCGTGGCAAGCGTCTCGGCAACCACGGCGTCCGACCCCGGCGGGCTTGCCGAGCGCGCGGTCGCCATGGCCCGCGTTTCGCCGGAGGACGCTTTCGCCGGCCTCGCCGATCCCGACAAGCTTGCCCGGCAACTCGCCGATCTCGATCTGGTCGACCCTACGGAAGTCTCGCCGGACCGTCTGAGGGATGACGCGCTGGCGGCCGAGGAAGCAGCGTTGGCCGTGCCCGGCGTGACCAATTCGTCCGGCGCAGCGGCCAGCGCCGGTTCCGGCGGGCTGGTCCTTGCGACTTCCCACGGCTTTGTCGGCCAATATGCCGCGACGCGCTTCTCCCGCTCGGTCAGCGTCATCGCCGGCGAGGGCACGGGCATGGAGCGCGATTATGACTTTTCCTCCAGGCTTCACTTCGCCGACCTGGAAACGCCGGAGAAGATCGGCCGCACAGCGGGCGAGCGCGCCGCGCGCCGGCTGGGCGCTCGCAAGGTTCCCACCGGCAGGTATCCCGTCATCTACGATCCCCGCGTCGCCCGGGGCATCGCCGGCCATATCGCGGGCGCCATCAACGGCGCCTCGGTGGCGCGCAAGACGAGCTTCCTTCGCGACCGGATGGGCAAGCAGATCGCCTCGGCCGCCGTCACCATAACGGACGATCCCACGCGCATACGCGGGCAGGCCTCCCGCCCCTTCGACGGCGAAGGCGTGGCCGGCGCTCCGCTCGTGCCGGTGAGAAGCGGGGTGCTCGAGGCCTGGCTGTTGTCCTCCTCTGTGGCGCGCGAGCTTGGGCTGGAGACGAACGGCCGTGGCGCCCGTGCCTCTTCCTCGGTCAACCCGTCCTCGACCAATTTCGCCATCGAGCCGGGGGAGACGGACCGCGACGACCTGATCGGCGGTATCAAGGCCGGACTCTACGTGACCGAGGTCTTTGGCCAGGGCGTCAACATGATCACCGGCGAATACAGCCGCGGTGCGGCCGGCTTCTGGATCGAGAACGGCCGAGTGAC
This window harbors:
- a CDS encoding monovalent cation:proton antiporter-2 (CPA2) family protein, with the translated sequence MEEITTGIYQEPLLLLMGAVIAAPLFQRIGLGTILGYLAAGVAIGPVARLVSDGEELLHVAELGVVFLLFIIGLELKPSRLWTMRRDIFGLGLAQVLATGAVLALLASFLPGFSISAAIVVGFGLALSSTAFAVQTLEGQGLLNTRFGQKSFSILLFQDIAIAPLLALVPLLSPGGEGAEAISGTRFAVALASVAALVIAGRYLLNPLFRLIAQSGAKEVMIAAALLVVLGSATLLQIAGLSMALGAFIAGVMLADSSFRHELSADIEPFRGILLGLFFMAIGLSLDLGVVLENWLAVLLAVPALMLVKAVILYGLCRIFGSGHDEALRVAALLPQGGEFGFVLFTAASAALIFSPATASLLTAVVTLSMVLTPLTVRIGEQMARGDKPEEMEEDFDGAGADVLMIGFSRFGQIASQVLLAGGRDVTIIDHSATRVRSVEKFGFRIYFGDGRRKDVLEAAGIRRAKIVAVCVNGRAQTDAIVDLIRSEFPEVKLFVRSYDRAHALSLRARGVEYELRETLESALLFGQVSLRELGTEDETARAIMDDVRRRDEERLEIQAVDGFLAGRDRMHTSPVTPEPLIKPTHEARRLNPEEKIIADQG
- a CDS encoding TldD/PmbA family protein, which encodes MTGSSDEKQLLDRVASLVDAARKAGADAADAVVIRSRSRGVSVRLGKVESTESSESDDMSLRVFVGQRVASVSATTASDPGGLAERAVAMARVSPEDAFAGLADPDKLARQLADLDLVDPTEVSPDRLRDDALAAEEAALAVPGVTNSSGAAASAGSGGLVLATSHGFVGQYAATRFSRSVSVIAGEGTGMERDYDFSSRLHFADLETPEKIGRTAGERAARRLGARKVPTGRYPVIYDPRVARGIAGHIAGAINGASVARKTSFLRDRMGKQIASAAVTITDDPTRIRGQASRPFDGEGVAGAPLVPVRSGVLEAWLLSSSVARELGLETNGRGARASSSVNPSSTNFAIEPGETDRDDLIGGIKAGLYVTEVFGQGVNMITGEYSRGAAGFWIENGRVTYPVSEITIAGNLKDMFLNMTPASDLDRNYGTSAPTLLIEGMTIAGE